In the Magnolia sinica isolate HGM2019 chromosome 15, MsV1, whole genome shotgun sequence genome, one interval contains:
- the LOC131227567 gene encoding nudix hydrolase 18, mitochondrial-like — translation MVVAIVETGEKEMVTLVSRTGRHLQRYSSIGRRLVVGCIPYRFIEDETSKNCSDRDIEVLVISSQKGYGHGVLFPKGGWETDESMVDAASREALEEAGVRGDVQERLGKWSFKSKRYGTYYDGFMFPLLVKEQLDLWPEEHVRHRRWVTVAEARESCQQWWMKEALETLVNRLSNSVGHTIKDLTVIEKKMGHQLH, via the exons atggtggtgGCTATCGTAGAAACTGGTGAGAAAGAGATGGTGACTTTGGTGTCTCGCACTGGAAGGCATTTGCAGCGCTACAGCTCTATTGGCCGTCGCCTCGTTGTCGg ATGCATACCATATCGATTTATAGAGGACGAAACTAGTAAAAATTGCAGTGATCGAGACATAGAAGTTCTAGTGATCAGCTCGCAGAAAGGTTATGGCCATGGAGTCTTGTTTCCCAAG GGAGGCTGGGAGACGGATGAATCTATGGTAGATGCTGCTTCCCGAGAGGCACTGGAGGAAGCTGGAGTACGCGGGGATGTGCAG GAACGACTTGGGAAATGGAGTTTCAAGAGCAAAAGGTATGGTACGTACTATGATGGATTCATGTTCCCATTGCTGGTAAAGGAGCAATTGGATCTGTGGCCTGAGGAGCATGTCCGCCACCGTAGATGG GTTACAGTAGCTGAAGCAAGAGAGAGCTGCCAGCAGTGGTGGATGAAAGAAGCATTAGAGACGTTGGTGAACCGTCTATCAAActcggtgggccacactatcaagGACTTAACGGTGATCGAGAAGAAGATGGGCCACCAACTTCACTAA